In a genomic window of Schistocerca gregaria isolate iqSchGreg1 chromosome 5, iqSchGreg1.2, whole genome shotgun sequence:
- the LOC126272726 gene encoding ejaculatory bulb-specific protein 3-like produces MARLHIALAFAGALLAVCAEMVSASFAAPAVLDVDSPMRDEAAFQDTMRCIFGSDDYQVCGSNTVTIKYTMWRLLEKGCNSCTDDELKVFRFMAYLSNNRPNEWQRVLSQYDPQGEFRRKNGAQWKQYGVAV; encoded by the exons ATGGCGCGTCTTCACATCGCCCTGGCCTTCGCAGGCGCTCTGCTCGCCGTCTGCGCGGAGATGGTCTCCGCCAGTTTCGCCGCCCCGGCGGTGCTCGACGTCGACTCTCCGATGCGGGACGAGGCCGCCTTCCAGGACACCATGCGCTGCATCTTTGGCAGCGATGACTATCAAGTCTGCGGCtccaacacagtcaccattaaat ATACCATGTGGCGGCTATTGGAGAAAGGGTGCAACAGCTGTACCGACGACGAGCTGAAGGTGTTCAGGTTCATGGCGTACCTGTCCAACAACAGACCGAATGAGTGGCAGCGGGTCCTGAGCCAGTACGACCCACAGGGCGAATTCAGGAGGAAGAACGGCGCACAGTGGAAACAATACGGCGTCGCTGTGTAA